In Astatotilapia calliptera chromosome 23, fAstCal1.2, whole genome shotgun sequence, a genomic segment contains:
- the pdzk1ip1 gene encoding PDZK1-interacting protein 1 isoform X1, with amino-acid sequence MGTLYALTSCLLLAVGTVTAQTEPTNTNERALPQWLTGIIAVCGFLFLAFVVILAKKAWCENPSSRTSIEDVRERDIISSNLYDMRLSSIRRKSTESGNENTYETNLDAFRSKDAPNAFNNLAADINGKTTSM; translated from the exons ATGGGGACGCTCTACGCACTGACTTCCTGTTTACTGCTCGCCGTCGGAACGGTCACTGCTCAGACAG AGCCCACTAACACCAACGAGCGGGCACTGCCTCAGTGGCTGACCGGCATCATTGCCGTCTGCGGCTTCCTGTTCCTCGCCTTTGTCGTCATCCTGGCGAAGAAGGCGTGGTGTGAAAACCCCAGCAG CAGGACAAGCATTGAAGATGTGAGAGAACGTGACATTATCAGCAGCAACCTGTATGATATGCGCCTCAGCTCCATCAG GAGGAAGAGCACCGAGTCAGGGAACGAAAACACCTACGAGACTAATCTGGACGCCTTCAG GAGCAAAGATGCACCAAACGCCTTCAACAACCTGGCAGCCGACATCAATGGCAAGACAACCTCCATGTGA
- the pdzk1ip1 gene encoding PDZK1-interacting protein 1 isoform X2, which translates to MGTLYALTSCLLLAVGTVTAQTEPTNTNERALPQWLTGIIAVCGFLFLAFVVILAKKAWCENPSRTSIEDVRERDIISSNLYDMRLSSIRRKSTESGNENTYETNLDAFRSKDAPNAFNNLAADINGKTTSM; encoded by the exons ATGGGGACGCTCTACGCACTGACTTCCTGTTTACTGCTCGCCGTCGGAACGGTCACTGCTCAGACAG AGCCCACTAACACCAACGAGCGGGCACTGCCTCAGTGGCTGACCGGCATCATTGCCGTCTGCGGCTTCCTGTTCCTCGCCTTTGTCGTCATCCTGGCGAAGAAGGCGTGGTGTGAAAACCCCAGCAG GACAAGCATTGAAGATGTGAGAGAACGTGACATTATCAGCAGCAACCTGTATGATATGCGCCTCAGCTCCATCAG GAGGAAGAGCACCGAGTCAGGGAACGAAAACACCTACGAGACTAATCTGGACGCCTTCAG GAGCAAAGATGCACCAAACGCCTTCAACAACCTGGCAGCCGACATCAATGGCAAGACAACCTCCATGTGA